In a single window of the Papaver somniferum cultivar HN1 chromosome 8, ASM357369v1, whole genome shotgun sequence genome:
- the LOC113302291 gene encoding probable WRKY transcription factor 2: MAGGTDDHGAVLGDWAISNPSPRTFFSSIMSGDDFSSKSFLDVFDEKLTQGTSAVIKHKIGMNLEEEDGKEIGNSSDLFSANMLFMQKSGPLGGGGLAERMAARAGFNAPRLNTAKISSSEAQSPYLTIPPGLSPTTLLDSPVFLSNSLAQPSPTTGKFSFALNNSNNFKDNPFEDFDSSSFVFKPHAEPNSLYFPDGGTELTPASNPHESYAKNSIPVQSVQSLPARNLQADTFQFGSRTNLHQTFNQSFEKESSGNNIYSEPNETSSISGNLDNSSPPNDRQDGGEGERGNGDISTTMVGSGASSDDGYNWRKYGHKQVKGSEFPRSYFKCTHPNCQVKKKVERSQEGHITEIIYKGAHNHPKPSPHRRSGLGSSNPPSDAQHDLPENGAADCDSVWASSQRGCSLAGSDIKNDNLEIGSSPALSPEFCNPSTSIQAKDGSCFENADSLNISAVSNDEEEDDRGTHGSASLGYEGEGDESESKRRKIDACAMDMSGATRSIREPRVVVQTTSEVDILDDGYRWRKYGQKVVKGNPNPRSYYKCTNAGCTVRKHVERASHDLKSVITTYEGKHNHDVPAARNSSHVNSGLTNTASTGSGQTHIHRPEPTQIHENIGRFNGQASLNAFNLPGRQQLGPQSGYSFGINHPQGMQNHSMTSLGPGQGKLTCMGMHSYLEQQRQASGLGFMMPKGEPKEELVSEPSLNHTNGASLYQGIMNRLPR; the protein is encoded by the exons ATGGCTGGTGGGACAGATGATCATGGTGCAGTATTAGGGGATTGGGCAATTTCAAATCCTAGTCCAAGGACATTTTTCTCATCAATCATGAGTGGTGATGATTTTAGTTCAAAATCATTTTTAGATGTTTTTGATGAGAAACTAACTCAGGGGACTTCTGCTGTAATAAAACATAAAATAGGGATGAATTTAGAGGAGGAGGATGGTAAAGAAATTGGTAACTCAAGTGATCTTTTCTCCGCGAATATGCTTTTTATGCAAAAGTCAGGGCCTCTTGGTGGTGGTGGTCTGGCTGAGAGAATGGCAGCAAGAGCTGGATTCAATGCTCCAAGGTTAAACACTGCAAAGATCTCATCTTCTGAAGCTCAATCTCCTTACTTAACAATTCCGCCTGGTCTTAGTCCGACTACTTTGCTTGATTCTCCGGTTTTCCTCTCTAATTCGCTG GCTCAGCCGTCTCCGACTACAGGGAAATTCTCTTTTGCTTTAAATAACAGCAACAACTTCAAGGATAATCCGTTTGAAGATTTTGATAGTTCGTCGTTTGTTTTCAAGCCTCATGCAGAACCTAATTCCTTATACTTTCCTGATGGTGGAACCGAA TTAACTCCTGCTTCAAATCCTCATGAGTCATACGCAAAGAACTCTATACCAGTTCAATCAGTGCAGTCTCTTCCCGCTCGGAATCTACAAGCTGACACATTTCAGTTTGGGAGTAGGACCAATTTGCATCAGACTTTCAATCAGTCGTTTGAGAAAGAAAGCAGTGGAAATAATATATACTCAGAACCTAATGAAACCAGTTCAATAAGTGGCAACCTCGATAATTCGTCGCCGCCGAACGATCGACAAGATGGTGGAGAAGGAGAGAGAGGCAATGGAGATATAAGCACCACCATGGTTGGTAGTGGTGCATCATCTGACGATGGATACAACTGGAGGAAGTACGGGCATAAACAGGTGAAAGGCAGTGAGTTTCCCAGAAGCTATTTCAAGTGCACCCACCCAAATTGccaggtgaagaagaaagtggaacGATCCCAAGAGGGTCACATTACAGAGATCATTTACAAAGGAGCTCACAACCATCCAAAACCTTCCCCTCATAGACGATCTGGTCTTGGATCTTCAAATCCACCATCTGACGCGCAACATGACCTCCCTGAAAACGGTGCAGCTGATTGTGATTCTGTGTGGGCAAGCTCGCAGAGAGGTTGTTCCCTCGCTGGGTCTGATATAAAGAATGATAACCTGGAGATTGGATCCTCTCCAGCTTTATCCCCAGAGTTCTGCAACCCCTCCACCTCGATCCAGGCTAAAGATGGCTCTTGTTTTGAGAACGCCGATTCGTTGAATATCTCTGCTGTTtctaatgatgaagaagaagatgatcggGGTACACATGGAAGTGCATCTTTGGGTTACGAAGGCGAAGGAGATGAATCAGAATCAAAGAGAAG GAAGATTGATGCTTGTGCAATGGACATGAGTGGGGCCACAAGATCAATTCGCGAACCTAGAGTTGTTGTCCAGACAACTAGTGAGGTCGACATTCTTGATGATGGTTACCGCTGGCGAAAGTATGGACAGAAAGTTGTCAAAGGAAATCCAAATCCAAG GAGCTATTACAAATGCACAAATGCAGGTTGTACCGTGAGGAAGCATGTGGAAAGGGCATCACATGATCTCAAATCAGTGATCACAACATACGAGGGAAAGCACAACCATGATGTACCCGCTGCCAGGAATAGCAGCCATGTAAATTCTGGACTTACAAACACAGCATCCACAGGATCAGGGCAAACACACATTCATAGACCGGAACCGACGCAGATCCATGAGAACATTGGAAGGTTTAATGGACAAGCTTCACTTAACGCATTCAACCTTCCTGGAAGACAACAATTAGGCCCCCAATCTGGCTACTCCTTTGGAATAAATCACCCACAAGGTATGCAAAACCATTCAATGACATCACTTGGACCTGGCCAGGGTAAGCTGACTTGTATGGGCATGCATTCGTATCTGGAACAGCAACGGCAGGCCAGTGGCTTAGGGTTTATGATGCCTAAAGGAGAACCAAAAGAGGAGCTCGTTTCTGAGCCTAGTTTGAACCACACCAATGGGGCCTCCTTGTATCAAGGTATCATGAATAGGTTACCCAGATAG